Below is a genomic region from Lemur catta isolate mLemCat1 chromosome 15, mLemCat1.pri, whole genome shotgun sequence.
TCCCCAATAGTTCACCAtatctataaataataattttcctactcctttcaaatatttttattttaccccttttattttttaattatactaTATCCATTTCTTATAATGCATTATCTGTATATGGAAAACCTatataatatcataaaataatcattaaacaCTTCAAGAGTATTGTAAAATGGCAGGATTTAAAATAACACTTATACATTATTGCTATAACACTGAGTATGTCAAATTATAAGTTGCTGAAATGATTAAGTGGCATAAACACTATCCatgttctgttttttactttgttacttatgtaaaaaaatataaaattgggtgtcaaatatttttaattctaagaaaACTGTTGGTTTTGTTTATCTTCATGTCCTTATTCAACTAACGGCACTTGGTAAGTATTTTTTTGGTTGCAGAAAGTTGGGGGAAATGCATGGAGCCAACCAGAGTGAGGGCTCAGAGTTCCTGCTCCTGGGGATCTCGGAGAGACCTGAGCAGCAGCGAATCCTGTTTTGGATGGTCCTGTGCGTGTACCTGGTCACGGTGGTGGGGAATGTGCTCATCGTCCTGGCCATCAGCTCTGACTCCCGCCTGCACActcccatgtacttcttcctggcCAACCTCTCCTTCACTGACCTCTTCTTTGTCACCAACACCATCCCCAAGATGCTGGTGAACCTTCAGTCCCAGAACAAAGCCATCTCCTACGCAGGGTGTCTGACGCAGCTCTACTTCCTGGTCTCCTTGGTGGCCCTGGACAACCTCATCCTGGCCGTGATGGCGtatgaccgctatgtggccatctgccgCCCCCTCCACTATGTCACAGCCATGAGCCCTAAGCTCTGTATCTGGCTCCTCACCTTGTGTTGGGTCCTATCTATCCTCTATGGCCTCATCCATACACTCCTCATGACCAGAGTGACCTTCTGTGGGTCACAGAAAATCCACTACATCTTCTGTGAGATGTATGTGCTGCTACGGCTCGCATGTTCCAACACACAGATTAATCACGCTGTGCTGATTGCCACAGGCTGTGTTATCTTTCTCGTTCCCTTTGGATTCATGATCATGTCCTATGTCTGGATTGTCAGAGCCATCCTCCGAATACCCTCAGCCTCTAAGAAATACAAAGCTTTCTCTACCTGTGCTTCCCACTTGGGTGTGGTCTCCCTCTTCTATGGGACACTTTGCATGGTGTACCTGAAGCCCCTCCACACCTACTCCATGAAGGACTCAGTAGCCACAGTGATGTACGCTGTGGTGACCCCCATGGTGAACCCTTtcatctacagcctgaggaacaaGGACATGCATGGGGCTCTGGGAAGACTCTTAGGGAAACCCTTTCAGAGGTTGACATGAGGGTAATTTGGAAAGGGAGCATTGAAGTGGAGACTGGGAATATCCTTCACCATATGCAAGGTAATATCCCACGGGTTACATAGCAGTGACTAGGACATTGTTCAAGTTCAGAATGAGTGTATATTTCTGTGGTAATAAAAAGACACATATGTGTAATCCCCCCAATCTCATAGTCTTGGCAATAAGTAAGgtcacactaacactaatcccagAATTTTTCAGGACCAAATTCTTCAATGTGCCTAACCACCAGACCACATTCTCAGGCTTATCCATATAGACCCAATTATAACCTAGCAGTGTCTCTCATCTTAACTAGCAAACATCCAATGTATAGAAAGTACAGCCTCAAAGCCCACCCATGGCACTTCACTGGCAGGGAGGAAAGCCTCAACCATGTGTCTCTTCTGAGTGTACAAGCTGGTCATAATCATCTCAAGAAGCAACTCCACTACCCATGGAAACCAACTTGCAGCTTCACACAATTGCAGAACTCAAATAGTGGTCCTGCCTGGCCAGGGAATACACCATGTGTCCCAGGCCAATCTGAGGCAACAGCAGTGCCCAGCCAGAAGCTCTGCTTAATTGCTAGATTTGTATTGTTAAAGAATATCAGTGGAGGCTGAAAGAGGTGGCTGGCTGCCTCCTCAAATGTGCAGACACCAACATAAGGATTATGAAGAATTAGGGAATCACAACACCTCCAAAACACTAATAAATTTCCAACAATGGACCCTAAAAAATAGAGATCTATGAAATGACTGGCAATGAATTCATGATAGTCCCCTTAAATAAGTTGAGTGAACTACAATACACagatacaaaattaaataaaatttaggagaTGATACACAAAAAATTAAGGCTGACAAAGAATTAGAAATCctatagatgaagaaaacaatGACTGCCTGAGAAGTGCCATAGAAAGCTTTAACAGCAGccttgatcaagcagaagaaagaatcagtgagctcaaagacaaaacatttgaaattaaccagtcagagaaggaaaaagaatgaagaaaacctACAGGAATGATGGGACATCATCAATATACCTAACCTTCACATATTAGGAGTTTCTGAaggataaggaagagaaaaacagacagaagtgtatttgaagaaataatggttggaAATTTTCCAAATCTTGAAAAGATGCCAAAATAAAAGCTCAGAGATCTTCAATCAAAATCAACCAAAAGAAGCAATCACCAAAAcacataataataaaactatcaaaaatcaaagacaggcccgacgcagtggctcatgcctgaaatcctagcactctgggaggccgaggcaggaggattgcttgagctcaggaattcaagaccagccagagcaagggcgagatcctgtctctactaaaaatagaaagaaattagtcaaacaactaaaaaaagaaaatttttttaaaaaagaaaaatcaaagacaaagaaaaaattctgaaagtggCAAGACATAACAAACATATCACAATCAAGGGAGTTCAAATACAGCTATCAACacatttctcagcagaaatctttcATGCCAGGAGAGTggaatgacatattcaaagtgctaaagaaTTAATACGGCCAACTGAGAATACATTACCCAACAAATCTGTCCTTCAGAAtgggggagaaataaaaactttcccaaaCAAAACCTAAAGGAGTTCATTACAACTAGGCCTAACTTACAGAAATTAATGGAGTAACTTCTTTAAGCTGAAGAAAAGACCACTAATTAGTAACATAAAACATACAGAGGCCAGGCTCtatggcttacacctgtaatcctagcaccctgggaggctgaagcaggatgatggcttgagctcaggagctcaagatcaccctgagcaagagcgagacaccatctctactaaaaatagaaaaattagccagccatcaTGGCGtgcacctgcagtctcagctatttgggaggctgaggcaggaggatctcttgagccaggagtttaaggtttcagtgagctacaatgatgtcTCTACATTCTACTCagcgtgacagagtgagactctgtctcaaaaataaaaaaaatacaaaaatacaaatttccatAGAATAAGTAACACAGTTCTATTCAGAATACTCTAGGAATGTAATGGTGGTGTGTAAACCAATTTAACTCTCGTATAATGCTTAAAGGATGTCACTATTAAAAACTATAgctaaaataaattaacaaaatagcaaaatggtgtaaattttgacattaaaaacaaaatgtggaggccaaggtgagaagaCCACTTGAGGCCatcagtttgagaccagcctgggcaacaaagcaagacccctctacattaaacaaaaaattagcccagcattgTAACACACATCTttagtccccgctacttgggaggctgaggtgggaggattgcttaagcccaggaatttgaggctgcatgagctatgattgcaccactgcactccagcctaggcaacagagtcagaccctgtctctaaacaaattaaaaataaatttaaaatgagggGGAGAACGGAGTAAGTAAAAGGGTAGAGTTGTTGTACACaatcaaagttaagttgttattAACCTGAAATGGCCTGtcttaagatattttatgtaagcattatggtaaccacaaagcaaaaatttATAGTAGGTGCACAAAACATgaagagaaaggatttttaaaataatggctaaaattttcCAGATCTAGGGTGGGAAATAGACATCCCAAttcacaaaacccaaaaaaccctaAATACCTTAAGCCTGAGGAAGGCTACaccaagatatattttaattaaatcatcAAATGtctaatacaaagaaatagttttgaagcagagagagaaaaaagactcatcacatacaagggaaGTTCCATGAATCTATCAGGAGATTTCTTAGCAGAAACTTTGCAAGCCAGGAAAGAATGGGATGGTATATtcagtgctgaaagaaaaaaaaactgccaaaaaggaattctatacccagaaaaactgtcctttaaaaatgaaggagatatactttccaaacaaacaaaaaattaattcatcaccactagacatgtattataagaaatgctaaatgcagttcttcaagttgaaaagAAAGGATTCTAAATAGCAACACAAAAGCATATGAAGGTATAAATCTCACtggtaaaagtaaatatatagacaaatacagaatactgtaATACTGTAATGATGGTGCATAAATGACTTTTAACCTAGTATAAAAGTTAAAggacaaaagtattaaaaataataacaaaaaaattgttaataaatataaaaacatgtaaattctggcatcaataaaataaagtgtGGAGTTGTGGAGTTAAATGTAGAGTCTTTCTATGTCACTAAaattaagttgttatcagcttcAAAACAGACTGTTATAACTACAAGAATTTTTATGCAGGACTCATGGTAACCACAAGGAAAAAGCCTATAGaggaatcaaaaaataaaaaaaaaaaatcaaagtatatcACTATTAAAAAGTCATTAGGTCACAAAGGACTATAGCAAAAGGAGAAAGGAGCTGAAGAATGACAAAAAAGAGAACACAATTAACAATTTGACAATAGTAAGTATTTATCTGTCAATAATTACTTCAAATGTAAACACATTAAACCCACTGTTCAAAATATGTAGAATGgctgaatagattttaaaaacatatgatccaggctgggtacagtggctgatgcctgtgatattagcacttcaggaggccaaggcaggaggattgcttgaggccaggagttcaagagcagcttcagcaagagcaagagcccagctctacaaaaaaatagaaaatttactcgggtgtggtggcacgcacctgtagtcccagccactcaggaagctgaggcaagaggatggcttgagcccaggagtttgaggttgcattgagctatgatcataccactgcactctagcccagatgacagagcaagatcctgtctcaaaaaaaaatatgatccaaCTATATCCTGTCCACAAgacacatgcttttttttttagtttccttaatattttttttatttcagcatattatgggggtacaaaagtttaggttacatatattgcccttgtgctcccctccccccaccgagtcagagctacaagcctgtccatcccctagacggtgtgcattgcactcattatgtatgtatacacccatcccctcccccacgctcatctgcccgacactcaattaatgttatttctaaatgtgctcttaggtgatgataaGGGaaaccaacttgatggtgagtacatgtggtgcttatttagACTGAAAGACATACATAagctgaaagtgaagggatgaaaATATACATTCCATGAAAATGGTAACCAAGAGAGCAGGGTGGCTAAActcatatcagacaaaatagactttaattcAAAAACTCTCACAAGAGACAAAAAAGTCATTACAGAATGACAAAATGGTAGATTCCACAAGAATGTATTACAATTGTATGTATACTTGCAGCAAACATCacagcacctaaatatataaagcaaacattgacagaacttgaagagaaaaataaaagtaatgcaaTGATAGGAGGAGGCTGCAATACATCACTTTCAATAAAGGATCAATCATCTGAACAGataatcaataaggaaacaataGAGTCAAACAACACTATAGCCCAAATGTACCAAACAGACACATACaaaacattccatccaacagcaaCAGAATGCACTTTCTTCTCAAACagacatggaacattctccaagatgtGTCATATGC
It encodes:
- the LOC123620664 gene encoding olfactory receptor 1D2, which produces MHGANQSEGSEFLLLGISERPEQQRILFWMVLCVYLVTVVGNVLIVLAISSDSRLHTPMYFFLANLSFTDLFFVTNTIPKMLVNLQSQNKAISYAGCLTQLYFLVSLVALDNLILAVMAYDRYVAICRPLHYVTAMSPKLCIWLLTLCWVLSILYGLIHTLLMTRVTFCGSQKIHYIFCEMYVLLRLACSNTQINHAVLIATGCVIFLVPFGFMIMSYVWIVRAILRIPSASKKYKAFSTCASHLGVVSLFYGTLCMVYLKPLHTYSMKDSVATVMYAVVTPMVNPFIYSLRNKDMHGALGRLLGKPFQRLT